A window of Syngnathus acus chromosome 17, fSynAcu1.2, whole genome shotgun sequence genomic DNA:
ctgctgctcatcCTGGCACATTGCTTATGGATGAAGGGCCTGCTGCAGTGCCTCAGCCTTTGCCTGCTGGGGAAGCACAAGTCGCTGTAAAAACTACATTACCCAGAAACCCCTGCATACAGAAACTGGAAGGGAAGTGCACATCAGCCGGCAGTTGACCGAGAAACGTTTTGACCGTGTCCCCCAAAAAttgctttgtttctttttatgacACTTTGGAAGGACATgaattgttcattttaatattttaagtcATTTTAATGACTTTAAACTTGTGATATTTATGATGTGTTTGTTGTCACTTGTGACCAAAAAACAGTTCTCAACAAACTGCCTTGTTTTGGGCATTAAGAAAcaccattttatttctattattgTCGATTTTAGGTGTCAAATGTGCTTGGATGAACCATGTTAATTCACTGTGAACTAAAAACTCACCCCTCATCTCACATTGTTGGTTTATTGAGGGGGGTTAATGATCTCGGAGGTTTATAATTGCACATCTTTACCAAATATTTGTGAGGGTTCTAGCAAAGTTGTTGACATATTTCCAATTAACAACAATAAATTGCCATGATTATCATCCCAGTCGTGGATGCAAACATCCAAGAAAACTGTTTTCAATGATACATgccaatgtttttaaaaaatataaagctAAGTCAATCTTAAAGGACCCAATCTATGCACTTTTGTAAATGTCATCAACCGTCACTAATTAACGTTGGTTTTGGAAAGACCCATGACAATTTATGGTCGTAATGTGTGCGTTTTTGTTGTTAGAAGTCTGAGGCGCCCCTCTGGTCTGGAAGGAACttaatgtaaacaaaacatatattattatttggaagtgatatttcttttcttcaagGGTCAGTCTAAAATTTTCGTGAACATAACGTGGCTTGGAAGAACCTAATTTACTTGTAAATATCAAAAACGTAGTCTGCAAAGTTAAGACAATTTTGCATCTTCAGAGAACAAGTTTTATAAACATCTGAGAGAATGCCTATGtcttcaaaatataaaatgttcaAGGAACGGAATTTACTGCTGTAACACTTTAAAGAGTGTGGTTTTGTCAGCATtgcttcatgtttttttttctttttccaaaaacaatgtaGTCAGTTATgagcaataaaaatattgctcACCAAtaccaaaatgtaaaaatggttCGCATGTTTAGTGaacaaatgatgaaaacaagtgTGGATTCAGGACACGtgttgtaaagaaaaaaaaaaatgtctctaaTGTGCctctttatttaaataaaaataaaaatatcatttcatCGTCATCCTGGGGTCAAGCGAGGACTCGGCCCCTACAGACCAAGTCAaccgcacgtgtgtgtgtgtttgtagtgTATCAGAAAAGGCtgatgttgactttttttttttttttttttgtacaaggAGAAGACCTCATCTTGTTGGGCGCTGCTCACACATTTTTGTACAAGGAGAAGAGCTCATCTTGTTGGGCGCTGCTCACACATTCATAGTGTCTGTGCCTATATCGCATATGGCTCCCATAGGACTCCCCCAATACATGACCAATATTGCACACGCTCATTTATTCGTCTCCATTCTAGACATGCTTTcctatgtgtgtatgtatacatatttAGCGTATACATACATAGGTATGTACACCTAGGCACACACATAATTAAACATGTATAagtgtacatatatatttatatagacCTATAAATTTACATGTACATACAATTATAAAATTCTTTGTCCGCACATTcatacacgcacgcgcacacacaatgcATGTGTGAGTCTATATACACAAGATCTCGCAcgcactttaaaaataaaaaataaaataaaacgtaaaacaaaaaaaaataataatattggtTCCTATGAAAACAACACCAGGTTGCAATTTGGACACTTTCAATGGATTTccaatgtgtgttttaaagctgaaaaattaataataatattaataataacaataataatacaattaaacaGAGGGGTATAATAAAAATCCCTCtaaaaacagcaaaagaaaaggCAATGGTGCTGCAACATGTGGTCCTCACTGCAGGTAAGTGGTTAATTTGCATAATGTATAATTTTAGGATTCTTTCCCTAGaatgtttatttgtatttttttttttaaataaacagcagtttatttatattttttataaaccAGAAAAAAACCTAAAGTCTACAGAGAAAGTTCCCCCCAACCACCCTCTTTCGCGCAGTCTCCATGTTTTGCtgccgaaaaaaaaaaccgtgTTTTTGACATCAAGCTGTACAGCGCAGTCGAAAAAACATTACTTACATCTGagctcatttttgttttttgtcgtttttttttcttgtttttttacaggtACAGCCATAATCAAGGCACAAAGATCTACAAgtagatttgtttttcttttcaattgaacttgtacaaaataatattacaCTTTACAGTCTGTACAGGAGAATTCCACCTTGCACAGTGTAcaagaaaagaagagaaaaaaaagaaagaaagaaaattaatacatttttatctCCCCTCACCGCAGGTAAAAGGATGGTATGTGTGGGTTGTGTTGGGGGTCCGAGTCTGTAGAGAAAGCGGGGCTAAAGTGCACGCAGCAGCTCCTATGGGGAGGGGGAAATCCTTCTGGCTTGCTGTACTTTTTCTTCATCGTGCACCCCGTTCTTGCTTTTCTCTCGCTCCACAAagcgttttgttttatttttaaccccccccccccccaaaaaaaaaagtggtgacGGGATTAATAAATATCGCATTGATGCTACATTGTGTGTTCCTCTTGTGGGAGAATAATccaaatcatcatcattgagagaggaagaaaaaaaaagggtgttggggggggggcaaggaaCATAATGCAAAGTGCATTTATCTCTTCATTTGCTTTGAGGAGGGGGCTAACAGGCACACACGCATTCGCACACACAGGCGTACACACTTTACACTGAGGTCCTGTAGGTGTCTTCATGTATTGGAAAAGGAGACAGGAGGGCAAAGAAAAGGAGGTAGCCGGAAGCTTAGtggaatgacaaaaaaaaaaaaaaaaaaaattggaacggAATCAACCGAATCTTGCTGCGGAGGAAtccaaaaagtcaaagaaaaagaggaggaggatttgACACACTTCAGTAGTACTTGATGGTCCTCAGGAGGAGGCGGAAGGTCTCATCACAAGAGTTCGTACTGCCGCAGGTGCATTCTCTGGATGATGTCCCGGCAGTCGTTGAACACCCGCCGGATGTTCTCCGTGTCCACAGCGCAAGTAAAGTGGGGGTAACAGTAGTGACGACCATCGCCGCTCGCCGTACTGATCCGCTATGTGTCAAGAGACCAACAACAGGGACATTTCTTAATGCGCAGCACATTTGCAATACAATATCcagccactagggggcagaGTAATTCATACAGTCccctccaaaagtattggaacggcAAGGTCAACTCCTATGTTTTTGTTGCTAGCTGATGCTCATGATGAGAATCATGTGTTGTTAGTGTTCGACAGATGTATATTTTGCTACTTACAAGAAACTCGTCTCTGATGAAAAACTTCGCTCTCGTCACTCTTGGGTCCTCGCCGGGTTCAGGAGTTGCTGGAACAAGGAGGGACTGACTATGAACAAACGCACGTCTGCTCCGAGTGCCACAATGCTGTGTGAGAAAAACCCACCTTCATTTGGTATGGTGTAGCGAGCGTATTCGGGGAAGTAGTCTTCAATTTTGGATTTTCCAGCTAATACCTTCTCGGCAAGCATGTCCTGCTTGTTTAGGAACAAAATGACCGAGATGGTGCGTAACCACCTGCAAAAGCAAGGTGATTACTTTTGGTTCAAATTGGGCAGGGGGAACGGGATCAAAACGGGACTCGCCTGTTGTTCCAGATACTGCGGAAGAGGTCCAAGGCTTCCCGTAGCCGGTTGGTGTTGTTGTCTTCCCTTATTACCATGTTGTAGCTGCTGCTCGCCACCACGAAGATGATGGCCGTGACGTCTGTGACGAGAGGGAGCGTACGAGACGACAACGTGAGCCAggacagacaaaacaaaaaacaaaacaaaacagaaagaaaagtaGGCGAGTGTCTGACCGTTAAAGCACTGGATCCATTTTCTCCTTTCGTCCCGCTGGCCGCCGACATCGAACATGCTGTGAGTAGAAGCGACAAAGACACTGTGAGGAAAAACCCACTGGCGCCACCTAGACACAACACAAATCCACATTCAGCATACTTACTGAAAGTTGACTTTGTCGACTTGGAACTTCGTCTCAAAAATCCCTGAAGTTAATACTCGACAGCGTAGCAggtcctgaaaaaaaaaaaagacggtgGTCACTGTAGGAAACTGCAAAAGATGgtcaaataaatttgagaCTGCGGGATGATTTACCTGGTCTGTTGGTGTGTAGTCGCTCTGTCTTACCGAGTCGATTCTGTCGAGGAAACTATATGaacacagaacacacacagagttATTAACATGAATGACCTTAAATATACACTTTTTGTTAATCATCAATCATCCTGCCGTAAAGGTTATTGTAAACATCAAAAGAAGCCCACTAAGGAGTCTAAGGGGAGGGGATGCAGAGGCGGCCTGTGTCCACAAGGGGGCAGAGCTGATCAATCTGTGCTATTTTtggttcccccccccccctctcgctGGAGGGATTACATAAGGCAGACAGTGTGTGTGGATGATAGCATCGGATGCTAGCCTAGCTCGACACAAAGCAGGGCCCAGGCCGGCTTGGTGAGCACCATAGGACAGTCAAGACAATAAAATCACATTATGTGTACAATTAGGAACAGTGCTGCAACCTAAAGCAGTGACATCACCGGacactacattaggtacacacaCCAGCCAGCAAGAGAGTTGCCTATTGTATCGTTTTTTTGAATTAATAACTTTGCTTGCTCGCGTGAAAAAGAAGCAAGTGATTAGAAGGGAGTGGTGGTcagtgtgtgtacatgtaGAAGTCCGCCCCTTCCTTTTCCAGGGCCTCATGCATCGCATGCGACTCTGGTACTCGTGTGTACGCAGCCATGAATTATTATTCAACACAGGCGCCATGATTTTTCACACTCGGGCCGACAGAAGTCATAAGTAGTAAAAGTACGTCTCATCTGCACGCTAACGAACACATGTATTGTCAGAAAAtatcatattttatatataatattattaccacaatggtttttttttttatcccaaaaGAATTCAAATGGAAAGGGGCAAAAACATCAGCACATACGCACGACAGTAAGGAAACCAAAAAGATGGCAGCACATTGTGCCGCTAATGGTTGCACCCGACGGCGTACAATTCAAAAACTGGGAATAACCTTCAGCAGGTAAAAATATGAACTTTTCTAGAATGTCGACACAATATATTAAACACCTTGATGAGGATATGGAGTCACAACAATTTGGACACCAACAagtgctgttttgtttgttgtacaAGGTTCCTTTGTATAGTTGATCAGTAAATTTCCACTTTATTCTCATGGATAAAATCGGTTCATATATCACACTTGCTTGTCTGTGTTTATACACAAGACAGTTGACTCCTTaggtgtcccccccccccccttcctgtaAGCGTGAGAGACGGCAAAATAGGGACATTCGACGCGGTGGACGCCTGGGGCCATGGGCCCCATGCGGTCCAGGTCACATGTTGCCAGCCAtctagacccccccccccacacacacacacctccagaaaaaaatggaggggGAGCCTCAGGGTCTTGGATCATGGTGAAATGGAGTACTTATACTCAACAAATACTCAAAGTGAGCACCACCAGAGAGAAATTTGACCATCGTAACACTCATGTGTTCATTTGATAATTGGTTTGACAAATAGTACAACATCTTTAATTAGCAGTGCAGTGCGGCGGCCTAATCAATAGTTTCCATATTTTGAACCGCCGGGGCCGGCCGGCAGCATAATGGACTTTTTCACTTGAGCCTCCGACCTGCTGGCGAGGGCCGCACACGACAGCAGTAGCGTCACACGGACAGGAAGAGCACTTCCTTCTTGTCATGTATATCTATTTTAACAATGATTCAAACATTAGGATCTTTTGGCATCATCTCACCAttaaagacaaatattttgtttttcttgctctAAAGTCACACAAGTTATGGCAGTAGAAGCAAATGGAAAGAGGGAGACTTCTCATTTTGTGGATACAGTATACTGATTCAGGGGCATATTTTTAGACTgtcaaggaaaataaataattgtgtttgAACTACCAAGTCCTAATAAGCAGAGTGTTTTTCTGAAGTATGAAAATACCAATACCGTGACGGGATAAATATCAAACATTGACTGTCGATGGCACCCACAAAAAATCCGCCGttatcaaaaaaataaaacagctgcAGTCAATCATAACTATAGCGAAGACGTAGATGATAAAAATTCACGTCATTTTGTGAATATCTTTTATGTAGGAGATGTATTAAGCGTCAAATATGCCGTTCATTTGCTAAACTAGAGATGCGAAAGTCATGTCTTCTAAAGTCATCTCGAGTCTTGCGGAAAGATCTCAGGGCCCGTCCATCcaaacaggaacaaaaacgGCGTACGGATATGATGGATCGCAGAATGAGACCAATCCATCTGCGGCTCTGTGGACCCGTCCTAAATATAGGAGCAGCAGAACGGAGACACTCTAGAAAGTCAAACCAAATCTGGTGTAAACAAAAAGTGGCTGTTCTATGTCAAGGCCGCCGTGTTTCGGCCTTCCTTTCGGACATGCTGAGAGCTAATACATGCTAGTAGCATGTCACTGCTCAATAGAGGCAAACAGACTTGTGTAGattaaaactacaaaaaaaaacctgcaacAAATTAAAAGTCAATGACAAGCAATGACTAAGAGCGGCTGGCTATGGATTTGAATGCTAAGCTAAAACCAACGCTAACAACACTCGAGCTGGTCATGCCAGAAACGATGCCAAACATGTATCCAATTGTCACATGATCCATCGATTGAAAATTCATTTTACCACCGGATGACTCAAGGGCCGAAATTGCCGCACAACCAAAATTTAACTGATTGCCATGTGACCTGATATTTAATCTGATTGTTGCACAACTTGTCAGTTGAATTTCTGCCAGAGCAGAAAGTAATCTGATTTGTGAACAAACAGTCGTTGAATTTATGATGCAGCAACGGTTCATACAATCGTTGCGCAATCTGTCGCTGAATCTCCGACACAGCTCAAATCCATTTACTGTTTGTCTGACCACTTCCACTTAACTAATCTCTAACTTGTACATTGAATTTCTGGCAAAGCATAAACGAATCCGATTGTTGCGCGGCCAGTCATTCAATTTCGAACACGGAAATTCATCCGATTGTTTGAAAATTTGATATTCATCAAATTTCCAAGAAACCAGTTCGATTTTTGATGAATCTCCGAATTGCGGGCGTACTCTGTACACCTCGTATACATCTCAAATATTCCATGTACCCAGTTGTATATCTcctgttttgatttcttttacgAGTGAAGACCCTCGCTTGCTGTTACACCTGGCGGCCAGCGGGAGGCAGAGTTACGATCACGCGGCcacagcagcggcagcagaagcagcagcagaagcagcagcagtagcagcagcagcacactgAGCCTGCCTGCTTTCAGCAGCTGGGTTCCCATGGCAACCCCAGTCGGTCTATACCACTCATCTCCCTCTAGCTCGCCAGGCCGCTTCGATTGCATCCTGCCGTTCGCACGTCGGAACTGAGCAGGACCCATCATGTTAAATCAGCAACTGAGAGAGCTATGGACTGTTTGGTGACAATCAACCCTTACGTTGCTTTTGGTTCTTTAGTAcagcaaaaaatgttgatggGTCAACAGATTTAATATGCCATGTAAATTAAATCATGGTAATTAGTGGTATaacaaaaatccatccattttgtgcaCCGTTTATCCTCATTAGTTTTTGTTAGCTTGATTTGAGATGAGAGATTTTAGCTTTGGAATTTTACAATATTCATgactaattttgttttttgacgcTTGGACGACAGCTCGATAATAAATTTAACGCACGTGGTCTTTCTCTCCTTTAAAGTTGAGGTGATCGCAGCACCCCTGTGCCAACTGACTGGGACAGCCGGCGTGGCGTAGGGTGGCGTGTCACCCGGGATGAATCCGACACGCGAGGGGTTATACAAGTTGAGAGCTGAAGCGAGGGGGATAATTGATAAGGATGTTGCCTGTCATGGAGCAGTTAACATGGGTCCCTTGAGACAGGCCGAGCCACAGTAGCGCCCGCTGTCACAAGTAGCCGTGCTGATGAAAAAATATGCATCATACAAATAAGGGATTAGCTCCTAAACGCTTACAATCGtccaaacatttcatttcattacgGTAGAATGCAAATGATTAAAAGTAGCTTGCCGCTAATCCCGTCAGATCAGGTGGACCAGACTCGGTGATTTGATGAGGAAGTGATTAAAGGGATAACGTCGGTGGAATAATGCAA
This region includes:
- the LOC119136630 gene encoding guanine nucleotide-binding protein G(olf) subunit alpha isoform X2; translation: MGCLGNSKTEDQRIDEKAQREANKKIEKQLQKERQAYKATHRLLLLGAGESGKSTIVKQMKILHVNGFNAEEKKQKIQDIRKNVKDAIVTIVSAMSTLIPPVPLANPEDQFRIEYIKSIAPLSDFDYSQEFFDHAKKLWDDEGVKACFERSNEYQLIDCAQYFLDRIDSVRQSDYTPTDQDLLRCRVLTSGIFETKFQVDKVNFHMFDVGGQRDERRKWIQCFNDVTAIIFVVASSSYNMVIREDNNTNRLREALDLFRSIWNNRWLRTISVILFLNKQDMLAEKVLAGKSKIEDYFPEYARYTIPNEATPEPGEDPRVTRAKFFIRDEFLRISTASGDGRHYCYPHFTCAVDTENIRRVFNDCRDIIQRMHLRQYELL